One part of the Prunus persica cultivar Lovell chromosome G5, Prunus_persica_NCBIv2, whole genome shotgun sequence genome encodes these proteins:
- the LOC18777292 gene encoding uncharacterized protein LOC18777292 isoform X1, with the protein MDYDDNDFQSQNLHLAGEGNTNYPPVLRPYALPKFEFDDSLHGHLRFDSLVETEVFLGIESSETNHWIEDFSRGSSGIEFNSSAAESCSISRRNNVWSEATSSESVEMLLKSVGQEEIIPPQTIFEELDACKELHCLTKQMEPSFNNDDNILSQMEDVTDLQPTLPQDDIPENISGIEDVGVDQLRVEDASQTHEGKLSVAGNSGDLDPNALSGNDSPHVTKGSLLADGKCKDADPVDFDNLFDEPPDKREDSCASGMQIDGMTTSVQNIMAIGDELNNKDVQHNIKNVNEENPGGHVLSIETQNMNEKAGEKVTCHLENPHCSASEVESIELGIANQDSVINVEEQSSVILQGDSNLHMLGGCSDRVNGGVLADTNKCEDMVSDIGIDQSKLNTHDLSPIAYKIDTGYAVEVSNNNAEISSSLEPTLKGDSDLHMVDGCSDRECRGVPAETNKCEDMVLFKDTDTGDDNSKLNTHDLSSVVYRSDDRYAVEVSNSNAGISSSLESMLKVDSGQSSSKENASESSFRPDSEILVKKFEVSLSVIKENDVSKDESEENKEDHSNLFNLTATCSSAEIVSEAHVTGASKSPHDSFGVSGEKSNVDGASFSILGESTQICDENEVYRDGDVGDGNLDLSHIEKDNTQLFNESNNTELEIGGSVDKEFQPSSVCEGSAEKELIVPKLKHGADDNESVANVSLENPDLASCVTMDAVPSSSGNGTTTNINRSEVEAETSPDVGPHSDKKQETANKMSKDASFPCIVSSPLAEIGPGSVSEVGKGVSCDTSGPLLCKRVDQSLPVTDSCNTECQNEPQTAVATEVSKRSTNEMEASSVQCESSENDGDGAGATIKDSFEKASANVKDPIMNCDTNVTQRGPSLLVEICGGSAKKVLEDTDTSEVSGDKGSAQDAVPSINSDASMICEGSTCSAALPESHTGFVAPESGRSSVDPHKPDCVSPKVVGTTEPFETKHELGNNKGPTNQSAPVSDTVGDGGNYSPNSQNPNGNDAFKDRGNGTSDVSLSADLPKADTANIVQRSPAIPSPKIVEGSKENSGSGQLDAKISQDISHGGPLVSGGDIGRGGSKSTPERRTRRAPSKATGKPSAKKGSMKATTPVRQSERGDKSISVSQNQSGIFQLVQPSETQPYGHVDGSIKPYSVLTTSTSSLPDLNTSAPQSVIFQQPFTDLQQVQLRAQIFVYGALIQGIAPEEAYMVSAFGGPDGGRGMWENAWRVCIERLHGQKSTPINPETPLQSRSELRFTGSRASDQVIKQGALHNKGLSSPVGRASTKGTPQTASPMIPISSPLWSISTPVCEGLQYSVIPRGSVMDYQQGFNPLHPFQTPSVKNLVGHNTTWMPQSSFRGPWLPSPQSSAEASMHFSAFPSTEAVQLTPIKEVSLPQLPTVKHVPSGPSAQTGGPISAFAGPSPLLDPKKVSASPGQHSADPKPRKRKKISPSEELGQISLQAQSQPESALTVAVVSSTTPSTLSSKAMPDKLIMSVPPMSSSDQLKKADLDLEQRATLSEETLAKVKEARQQAEEASSLAAAAVSHSQAIWNQLEKQKNSKLISDGEAKLASAAVAVAAAAAVAKAAAAAANVASNAALQAKLMAEEALDNYENPSPSMRMATPVSILRGEDGTNSSSSILVAAREAARRKVVAASAASKRAENLDAIVKAAELAAEAVSQAGTIVAMGDPLPLSELAEAGPEGYWKVPQVSSELITKSNDMVREQSNVGTVEEDAGTSARHSKDRQSDKKEAQPTPHEKLPIPIEVNRESTEDHLRSVVGVSGFDIVNEKGSKGPKGRKVSEIGSKSALMTVENDFEKEEHASEESGIKEGSLVEVLKDGGGFGAAWFTANVLSLQDGKACVCYTELQSDEGSGKLQEWVALESKEDKPPKIRIARPVTALGFEGTRKRRRAAMADYAWSVGDKVDAWIQDSWWEGVVTEKNKKDETILTVHFPAQGEKSVVKAWHLRPSLIWKDGEWVEWFSVRNDCVSHEGDMPQEKRPKLGSPAVEGKGKDKTSKSIDIVDSGKPEEPRLLNLSANEKVFNMGKNTRTENKPDPTRTIRTGLQKEGAKVVYGIPKPGKKRKFMEVSKHYVANQSTKINETNDSMKFAKYLMPQGSGSRGLKNTSKIDTREKQVTESKLKGLKSIKPQGVPSKSVPQKDNLLTDARTVSDGSSEMDHTGKIKDSVSRVDSVSGKHTLSQPEGPIVFSSLAPSSDFPSSKKVSASTAKSRSNKGNLAPAGAKLGKIEEGKVFSGNPAKSTSEVAEPRRSNRRIQPTSRLLEGLQSSLIITKIPSGSHDKGHRSQNRNASRGNNNG; encoded by the exons GAGGATTTCTCTCGTGGGAGTAGTGGGATAGAGTTTAATTCAAGTGCAGCGGAATCTTGCTCTATATCAAGGCGAAACAATGTCTGGTCTGAGGCCACTTCCTCAGAATCTGTTGAAATGCTATTAAAATCTGTTGGGCAGGAAGAAATTATTCCCCCTCAGACTATCTTTGAGGAATTAGATGCCTGTAAGGAATTGCATTGCTTAACAAAGCAGATGGAGCCTAGTTTTAACAATGATGATAACATTCTTTCTCAAATGGAGGATGTTACAGATCTACAGCCTACATTACCACAGGATGATATTCCTGAAAACATTTCTGGCATAGAGGATGTAGGAGTAGATCAGCTACGGGTTGAGGATGCTTCACAAACTCATGAAGGTAAATTATCAGTTGCTGGAAATTCAGGTGACTTAGATCCAAATGCTTTAAGTGGAAATGATAGCCCACATGTAACTAAAGGGAGTCTGCTTGCTGATGGGAAATGCAAAGATGCAGATCCGGTGgattttgataatttgttTGATGAACCACCAGATAAAAGAGAAGATTCTTGTGCTTCAGGGATGCAAATTGATGGTATGACAACCTCTGTGCAAAATATTATGGCTATCGGTGATGAGTTGAATAATAAGGATGTCcaacataatataaaaaatgttaATGAAGAGAATCCAGGCGGTCATGTGTTGAGCATAGAGACAcaaaacatgaatgaaaaagcAGGTGAAAAGGTTACCTGTCATTTGGAAAACCCACATTGTTCAGCATCTGAGGTGGAGTCTATTGAATTAGGAATTGCTAATCAAGACAGTGTTATTAATGTGGAGGAACAGTCTAGTGTAATACTGCAAGGGGATTCTAACTTGCATATGCTGGGTGGATGCAGTGACAGGGTAAATGGTGGAGTTCTTGCTGACACCAACAAATGTGAAGACATGGTCTCAGATATAGGTATTGATCAATCAAAATTAAACACGCATGACTTATCACCTATAGCTTACAAAATCGATACTGGGTATGCAGTTGAGGTTAGCAACAACAATGCTGAAATTTCTTCAAGTCTAGAACCTACGCTGAAAGGGGATTCTGACTTACATATGGTGGATGGATGCAGTGACAGGGAATGTCGCGGAGTTCCTGCTGAGACCAACAAATGTGAAGATATGGTATTGTTTAAAGACACAGATACGGGTGATGATAATTCTAAATTGAACACACATGATTTATCATCAGTGGTTTACAGAAGCGATGATAGGTATGCAGTTGAGGTCAGCAATAGCAATGCTGGAATTTCTTCAAGTCTAGAATCTATGCTGAAGGTGGATTCTGGACAGAGCAGCTCCAAGGAGAATGCATCAGAAAGTAGTTTCCGACCAGATAGTGaaattttggtcaaaaagtTCGAGGTTTCTTTGTCAGTCATTAAGGAAAATGATGTTTCTAAGGATGAAAGTGAAGAGAATAAGGAAGATCACtctaatttgtttaatttaactGCAACTTGTTCTTCAGCTGAAATAGTTAGTGAAGCGCATGTGACTGGAGCTTCTAAAAGTCCTCATGATTCTTTTGGAGTTTCTGGAGAGAAATCAAATGTGGACGGTGCATCATTTTCTATTCTGGGGGAGTCTACACAAATATGTGATGAAAATGAAGTTTACAGAGATGGTGATGTTGGTGATGGTAACCTGGATCTCTCTCACATTGAAAAGGACAATACACAATTGTTCAATGAGTCTAATAATACAGAATTGGAGATTGGTGGATCTGTTGATAAGGAATTTCAGCCCTCATCAGTTTGTGAAGGTAGCGCAGAAAAAGAGCTGATTGtcccaaaattaaaacatggtGCTGATGACAATGAATCAG TGGCCAATGTTTCTTTGGAAAACCCTGATCTGGCTTCTTGTGTCACAATGGATGCAGTTCCCTCGTCTTCTGGGAATGGCACAACCACCAATATTAACCGCTCAGAGGTTGAAGCAGAGACTTCTCCTGATGTGGGACCACACTCtgacaaaaaacaagaaactgcAAATAAAATGTCGAAAGATGCTAGTTTTCCATGTATAGTGTCATCTCCTTTGGCAGAAATTGGGCCTGGTTCTGTTTCGGAAGTGGGGAAAGGTGTTTCTTGTGATACTTCTGGACCGTTATTATGCAAGAGAGTTGATCAGTCTCTGCCAGTTACAGATAGTTGCAATACAGAATGCCAAAATGAACCTCAAACTGCAGTTGCTACTGAAGTGAGCAAGAGAAGCACAAATGAGATGGAAGCGTCTTCCGTTCAGTGTGAATCTTcagaaaatgatggtgatggtgctGGAGCAACCATAAAAGACAGTTTTGAGAAGGCATCTGCAAATGTAAAAG ATCCAATTATGAACTGCGATACGAATGTCACACAGCGTGGGCCTTCACTATTGGTGGAAATATGTGGTGGTTCTGCTAAAAAAGTATTGGAAGACACTGACACTTCTGAAGTGTCTGGAGATAAGGGTTCTGCACAGGATGCTGTGCCAAGCATTAATA GTGATGCTTCTATGATCTGTGAAGGTTCTACTTGTTCTGCTGCTTTGCCTGAGTCTCATACTGGGTTTGTTGCACCAGAAAGCGGTCGAAGTTCTGTTGATCCCCACAAACCTGATTGTGTTTCTCCTAAGGTTGTTGGAACCACTGAGCCTTTTGAGACTAAACATGAATTAGGCAATAATAAGGGGCCCACAAATCAGAGTGCCCCAGTTTCTGACACTGTTGGGGATGGGGGCAATTATTCTCCTAATTCCCAGAATCCAAATGGAAATGATGCCTTCAAGGATCGGGGAAATGGCACTTCGGATGTCAGCTTATCTGCAGATTTGCCTAAAGCAGATACTGCCAACATCGTGCAGCGCTCTCCTGCTATTCCATCTCCCAAA attGTAGAGGGGTCTAAAGAAAATTCTGGCTCAGGCCAGCTGGATGCAAAAATCTCTCAAGATATTTCCCATGGAGGTCCACTAGTATCTGGTGGAGACATTGGACGTGGTGGTTCTAAAAGTACCCCTGAGCGAAGAACAAGGAGAGCACCTAGCAAGGCAACAGGTAAACCGAGTGCTAAAAAGGGAAGTATGAAAGCAACAACTCCTGTGAGACAATCAGAAAGAGGGGACAAATCAATCAGTGTGTCCCAGAACCAATCGGGAATCTTCCAGCTTGTGCAACCTAGTGAGACGCAGCCCTATGGGCATGTGGATGGTTCAATAAAGCCTTATTCTGTTCTTACTACTTCAACATCTAGTCTGCCAGATCTGAATACTTCTGCTCCACAATCTGTAATATTTCAACAGCCATTCACCGACTTGCAGCAAGTGCAATTACGTGCTCAGATCTTTGTTTATGGAGCTTTGAT TCAAGGGATAGCACCTGAAGAAGCTTATATGGTGTCAGCATTTGGGGGACCTG ATGGTGGACGGGGCATGTGGGAGAATGCCTGGCGTGTGTGCATAGAGAGGCTACATGGTCAAAAATCTACTCCAATTAATCCAGAAACCCCATTGCAATCACGTTCCg AATTGAGATTTACAGGTTCTAGGGCTTCTGATCAAGTAATTAAACAAGGTGCATTACACAATAAAGGTCTTTCCTCACCTGTTGGTCGAGCCAGTACGAAGGGTACTCCACAAACAGCAAGCCCAATGATACCTATTTCATCACCACTTTGGAGTATTTCTACCCCTGTTTGTGAGGGCCTGCAATATAGTGTGATTCCGAGAGGCTCAGTTATGGATTATCAGCAGGGATTTAATCCATTACATCCTTTTCAAACACCATCTGTAAAGAACCTTGTTGGCCATAATACTACATGGATGCCTCAGTCCTCTTTCCGGGGTCCCTGGCTTCCTTCTCCACAGTCTTCAGCTGAAGCTAGTATGCATTTTTCAGCATTTCCTAGCACGGAAGCAGTGCAGTTGACTCCTATAAAAGAAGTATCTTTGCCACAATTGCCTACTGTAAAACATGTTCCTTCTGGTCCTTCTGCTCAGACTGGGGGTCCAATCAGTGCTTTTGCAGGGCCTTCTCCACTGCTTGACCCAAAGAAGGTGTCAGCATCACCTGGCCAGCATTCTGCTGATCCAAAGcctagaaaaagaaagaagatttcACCGTCTGAGGAACTTGGTCAGATTAGTTTGCAAGCTCAATCTCAACCTGAGTCAGCTTTAACAGTTGCTGTTGTTAGTAGTACTACCCCAAGTACCCTTTCGTCTAAGGCCATGCCAGATAAATTGATTATGTCTGTGCCTCCTATGTCTTCCTCTGATCAACTCAAAAAAGCAGATCTGGATTTGGAGCAGAGGGCAACTTTATCAGAGGAGACGCTTGCTAAAGTTAAGGAGGCTAGGCAACAGGCAGAGGAAGCTTCTTCTCTTGCTGCTGCAGCTGTTAGTCACAGCCAAGCAATATGGAATCAGTTGGAGAAGCAAAAGAACTCCAAATTGATATCAGATGGTGAAGCTaagttagcttctgctgctgTAGCtgtagctgctgctgctgctgttgcaaAGGCAGCAGCTGCAGCTGCCAATGTTGCATCAAATGCTGCATTGCAAGCAAAATTGATGGCCGAAGAAGCCTTGGATAATTATGAGAATCCAAGCCCAAGTATGAGAATGGCTACTCCTGTGTCCATTTTAAGAGGTGAGGATGGAACAAACAGTTCGAGTTCGATCCTTGTTGCTGCCAGGGAGGCTGCTAGGAGGAAGGTTGTAGCTGCATCTGCAGCCTCAAAGCGAGCTGAAAATTTGGATGCCATTGTAAAAGCTGCTGAGCTGGCCGCAGAAGCTGTTTCACAAGCTGGAACAATTGTTGCAATGGGTGATCCTTTGCCATTGAGTGAGTTAGCAGAAGCTGGTCCAGAGGGTTATTGGAAAGTACCCCAAGTTTCTTCAGAGCTCATTACAAAATCAAATGACATGGTGAGAGAACAATCAAATGTAGGTActgttgaagaagatgctgGTACTTCTGCTAGGCATTCTAAAGATCGACAATCAGATAAGAAAGAAGCGCAGCCAACTCCACATGAGAAGTTGCCTATTCCAATAGAGGTAAATAGGGAATCAACAGAGGATCATTTGAGATCGGTAGTTGGCGTCTCGGGCTTCGATATAGTCAACGAAAAAGGGTCAAAAGGACCAAAAGGCCGCAAAGTTTCTGAGATCGGATCAAAGTCTGCTTTGATGACTGTTGAGAatgattttgaaaaagaagaacacGCATCTGAAGAAAGTGGCATCAAGGAGGGTTCTCTAGTAGAG GTTCTCAAAGATGGGGGTGGATTTGGAGCAGCCTGGTTCACAGCTAATGTATTGAGTTTGCAGGATGGTAAAGCTTGTGTGTGTTACACTGAGCTTCAGTCAGATGAAG GTTCAGGGAAACTACAGGAATGGGTGGCACTTGAAAGCAAAGAAGATAAGCCACCGAAAATTCGCATTGCCCGCCCTGTTACCGCTTTGGGATTTGAAGGAACAAGGAAAAGGCGCAGAGCAGCGATGGCAGATTATGCTTGGTCTGTTGGAGATAAAGTTGATGCATGGATACAGGACAG CTGGTGGGAAGGAGTTGTCActgagaaaaacaagaaagatgAAACTATATTAACTGTCCACTTTCCAG CTCAAGGGGAAAAGTCAGTTGTTAAAGCTTGGCATCTTCGGCCTTCTCTCATTTGGAAGGATGGGGAATGGGTTGAATGGTTCAGTGTACGAAATGACTGCGTTTCCCATGAG GGTGACATGCCCCAGGAAAAGCGACCCAAATTGGGCAGTCCTGCAGTGGAAGGCAAAGGAAAGGATAAGACATCAAAAAGCATTGATATTGTAGATTCAGGGAAACCTGAAGAGCCAAGGTTACTGAATTTATCTGCAAATGAAAAGGTATTTAATATGGGTAAGAATACCAGAACTGAGAACAAGCCTGATCCAACCAGAACAATTCGGACTGGGTTGCAGAAGGAAGGAGCCAAGGTGGTTTATGGTATTCCCAAGCctggaaagaagagaaaatttatGGAAGTTAGCAAACATTATGTGGCAAATCAGAGTACTAAGATTAATGAAACTAATGATTCAATGAAATTTGCGAAATACTTGATGCCTCAAGGATCGGGTTCCCGTGGATTGAAAAATACATCTAAAATTGACACAAGGGAAAAGCAGGTGACTGAATCCAAGCTGAAGGGTCTTAAATCTATAAAGCCGCAAGGTGTGCCAAGTAAATCTGTTCCACAGAAGGACAACCTCTTAACAGATGCACGTACTGTCTCTGATGGTTCAAGTGAAATGGACCATACAGGAAAGATCAAGGATTCTGTAAGCCGTGTTGACAGTGTATCTGGAAAGCATACCCTATCACAACCAGAGGGCccaatcgtattttcttcactAGCTCCCTCATCTGATTTTCCTTCCTCCAAGAAAGTGTCCGCATCAACTGCTAAATCTCGGTCAAACAAAGGAAACCTTGCACCTGCTGGTGCAAAGTTGGGTAAAATTGAGGAGGGAAAAGTGTTCAGCGGTAATCCTGCAAAGTCGACTTCTGAAGTTGCTGAGCCTCGTAGATCAAATCGCAGAATTCAGCCGACATCAAGA CTATTGGAAGGACTGCAAAGCTCGTTGATCATCACAAAGATTCCTTCTGGTTCACATGACAAAGGTCACCGAAGTCAGAACCGGAATGCTTCTAGAG GGAATAACAACGGTTGA